In Paramisgurnus dabryanus chromosome 14, PD_genome_1.1, whole genome shotgun sequence, one genomic interval encodes:
- the homer3b gene encoding homer protein homolog 3b produces the protein MGEQPLLSIKAHVFQIDPATKRNWIPASKHAVTVSFFYDVGRSVYRIISVGGTKAIINSTITPNMTFTKTSQKFGQWADSRANTVYGLGFATELQLQQFSEQFKELKEAARLVRDKSQEKFELLSPALNITAPQAPPLLDINGSTEDKLFRSKSADMEQTTEKEQMRKMLSEGSICEMNSEAELFSLRESNAKLLAALHEASGSIEQWKKQLAEYQEETDRLREQVAELEAQNVVSGPDREGEELAQSLAEMEALLKAKDEEIKILQGKKPDITELEKEREEASKRVQDLEEKNAELKNRVQIAEMALASSLDARNRVEGEVHRVVETLDVKIYDLSDLRQNLAKLLEK, from the exons ATGGG GGAGCAGCCACTACTCAGCATTAAGGCGCACGTTTTCCAGATCGACCCAGCCACTAAACGTAATTGGATACCGGCCAGCAAACACGCTGTCACCGTTTCGTTCTTCTATGATGTCGGCAGGAGCGTGTATCGCATCATCAGCGTAGGGGGCACTAAG GCCATTATAAACAGCACAATTACACCAAATATGACCTTTACGAAAACATCGCAGAAGTTCGGCCAGTGGGCAGACAGCAGGGCTAACACAGTTTACGGCCTGGGATTTGCCACAGAGCTGCAGCTACAACAG TTTTCTGAGCAGTTTAAAGAGCTGAAGGAGGCAGCGCGGCTCGTCCGGGATAAATCGCAGGAGAAGTTCGAGTTGCTGAGTCCTGCTTTAAACATCACGGCTCCTCAG GCTCCTCCACTTCTCGATATCAATGGGTCTACTGAGGACAAGCTGTTTCGCAGCAAGAGTGCTGATATGGAGCAGACCACTGAGAAAGAGCAGATGCGGAAGATGCTGTCTGAAGG GTCGATATGTGAGATGAACTCGGAGGCTGAGCTGTTCTCTCTTCGGGAAAGCAACGCTAAGCTGTTAGCAGCTCTTCACGAAGCTAGCGGCAGCATTGAACAATGGAAAAAGCAACTAGCCGAGTATCAGGAGGAGACAGATCGACTCCGAGAGCAG GTTGCAGAGCTGGAAGCTCAAAATGTGGTTTCAGGCCCAGATAGAGAGGGTGAGGAGCTCGCACAGTCTTTGGCAGAGATGGAAGCCCTATTAAAAGCTAAAGATGAG gAAATTAAGATTCTGCAGGGCAAGAAACCAGACATTACTGAGCTGGAGAAAGAACGAGAGGAGGCCAGCAAAAGGGTGCAG GATTTGGAGGAAAAGAATGCAGAGTTGAAGAATCGTGTGCAGATAGCAGAGATGGCTTTAGCTTCCTCATTGGATGCCCGAAACAGGGTGGAGGGTGAGGTGCATAGAGTCGTTGAGACTTTAGATGTCAAGATCTATGATTTGAGCGACCTCCGACAGAACCTAGCCAAGCTCCTGGAGAAATGA
- the il12rb1 gene encoding leukemia inhibitory factor receptor isoform X2: MLSTSRSAGILNLTLDKPKDNRSVIYEIRWREIVSEWQNATFKTEDNTYQDFYTLQLQNQTVYQVQLRRKANALSPICDSQNVTWSDWSTIVDVPLGIHSAPKVRYELWKRYNHSRDFYLTWDAPPAEESVGGVTYKLTLSVWPCEDPQNIKPITVNQTYHNISITFSEANVSIIAKNKVGSSPTRSITIPAVKHSNNCPEHQSKKKAKPNKTCLEWFKLEDGETRLQAAKNSSRKVFEDIEKSVEKFVRHYYFLHIKKKSNFQTIAQCPFYSKEGAPNKGPDNVLHFNVTHESAMVSWHSIPVENQRGFLLQYLIWVSGGKNTTLYRLPANEETFFIKNLHPGTSYTVSIAGRTKAGEGPNSTVNFETLSKGAALSWQDQTILSVCVVAVLCTIICSVAARRFRSKLLPVVPSPVIPSTDFIIPHNQDTVTEEVHEVVLLQLQELSKPKLSTNPERCTLLQDFGLVVFEEEEDDEEGVTDLRSMKSCCYPNPSYRGQVICLPEPILTSESIYKENDTESTYRNGLFFETVPECDETSL, encoded by the exons ATGCTTAG CACGTCAAGGTCAGCAGGCATACTGAACCTTACACTGGACAAACCAAAGGATAACCGAAGTGTTATATACGAGATCAGATGGAGGGAAATCGTCTCTGAATGGCAGAAT GCCACATTTAAAACTGAGGACAACACTTACCAAG ATTTCTACACGCTACAGCTACAAAACCAGACTGTTTACCAAGTCCAGCTGCGACGGAAGGCCAATGCACTGTCACCTATATGTGATTCACAAAATGTCACTTGGAGTGATTGGAGCACCATTGTGGACGTACCCTTAG GAATTCACTCTGCACCTAAAGTTAGATATGAATTATGGAAACGTTATAATCATAGCAGGGATTTTTATCTCACCTGGGAT GCCCCACCCGCTGAAGAGTCTGTTGGAGGGGTGACGTACAAACTGACGCTCTCAGTATGGCCTTGTGAAGACCCCCAAAATATTAAACCCATAACTGTTAATCAAACCTATCATAACATATCAATAACGTTTTCTGAAGCCAATGTGTCCatcattgcaaaaaacaaaGTTGGGAGTTCACCAACTCGGTCAATCACAATTCCTGCTGTGAAACATTCGAACA ACTGCCCTGAAcatcaaagtaaaaaaaaggcCAAACCCAATAAAACCTGCTTGGAATGGTTCAAACTGGAAGATGGCGAGACGCGATTGCAGGCCGCAAAAAACTCAAGCCGTAAAGTTTTCGAGGACATTGAAAAAA GTGTGGAAAAGTTTGTACGTCATTATTACTTTCTTCACATCAAAAAGAAAAGCAATTTTCAGACTATTGCCCAGTGTCCTTTCTACTCAAAGGAGGGAG CGCCTAATAAAGGTCCAGACAATGTGTTGCATTTCAATGTGACCCATGAGTCGGCTATGGTGAGCTGGCATTCAATTCCTGTGGAGAATCAGCGAGGGTTTCTACTGCAATATCTCATTTGGGTATCTGGTGGAAAAAACACAA CGCTTTATCGGTTGCCAGCAAATGAAGAAACTTTCTTTATCAAAAACCTTCACCCAGGGACTTCCTACACTGTTTCTATTGCCGGAAGAACAAAAGCTGGTGAAGGACCGAACTCTACTGTGAACTTTGAAACACTGTCAAAAGGAGCTG CCTTATCATGGCAGGATCAGACCATTCTGAGTGTCTGTGTGGTTGCCGTCTTGTGTACAATAATCTGCTCAGTAGCTGCCAGGAG ATTTAGGAGTAAACTGTTACCAGTGGTACCCAGTCCTGTGATCCCTTCAACGGACTTCATTATTCCACATAACCAG GACACGGTGACAGAGGAAGTGCATGAAGTCGTCCTTTTGCAGCTTCAAGAGCTTAGCAAACCCAAACTCAGCACAAACCCTGAACGGTGCACTTTACTGCAAGACTTTGGACTCGTCGTCTTCGAGGAAGAGGAAGATGACGAGGAAGGAGTTACTGACTTAAGATCTATGAAGTCCTGTTGTTATCCAAATCCTAGCTACAGAGGACAGGTGATCTGTCTTCCAGAGCCAATCCTCACATCAGAGAGCATTTATAAAGAGAACGACACTGAGTCCACATACAGAAATGGCTTGTTCTTTGAAACAGTCCCGGAGTGTGATGAAACATCACTATAG
- the il12rb1 gene encoding leukemia inhibitory factor receptor isoform X1, whose product MEIRVVWLLLVFSVSLVEATGCLPTTNLQCYKNATKDDEDFICNWEDKNITQNTRYTLYMWDIVKKKIVFSETTKNTNYYIILEKLGTIFRKREIWVQKEVDNVACNSSKNEVILQCLVKYSEPHITSTSRSAGILNLTLDKPKDNRSVIYEIRWREIVSEWQNATFKTEDNTYQDFYTLQLQNQTVYQVQLRRKANALSPICDSQNVTWSDWSTIVDVPLGIHSAPKVRYELWKRYNHSRDFYLTWDAPPAEESVGGVTYKLTLSVWPCEDPQNIKPITVNQTYHNISITFSEANVSIIAKNKVGSSPTRSITIPAVKHSNNCPEHQSKKKAKPNKTCLEWFKLEDGETRLQAAKNSSRKVFEDIEKSVEKFVRHYYFLHIKKKSNFQTIAQCPFYSKEGAPNKGPDNVLHFNVTHESAMVSWHSIPVENQRGFLLQYLIWVSGGKNTTLYRLPANEETFFIKNLHPGTSYTVSIAGRTKAGEGPNSTVNFETLSKGAALSWQDQTILSVCVVAVLCTIICSVAARRFRSKLLPVVPSPVIPSTDFIIPHNQDTVTEEVHEVVLLQLQELSKPKLSTNPERCTLLQDFGLVVFEEEEDDEEGVTDLRSMKSCCYPNPSYRGQVICLPEPILTSESIYKENDTESTYRNGLFFETVPECDETSL is encoded by the exons AACCAACCTGCAGTGTTACAAAAATGCAACTAAAGATGACGAGGACTTTATTTGTAACTGGGAGGATAAAAACATCACGCAAAATACAAGATACACCCTATACATGTG GGACAttgtaaagaaaaaaattgttttcAGTGAGACCACCAAAAACACAAATTACTACATTATTTTGGAGAAACTAGGAACAATCTTCAGAAAGAGGGAGATATGGGTACAGAAAGAAGTAGACAATGTTGCCTGTAATTCTAGTAAAAACGAAGTCATCCTTCAATGCTTAG TCAAATATAGTGAACCCCATATTACCAGCACGTCAAGGTCAGCAGGCATACTGAACCTTACACTGGACAAACCAAAGGATAACCGAAGTGTTATATACGAGATCAGATGGAGGGAAATCGTCTCTGAATGGCAGAAT GCCACATTTAAAACTGAGGACAACACTTACCAAG ATTTCTACACGCTACAGCTACAAAACCAGACTGTTTACCAAGTCCAGCTGCGACGGAAGGCCAATGCACTGTCACCTATATGTGATTCACAAAATGTCACTTGGAGTGATTGGAGCACCATTGTGGACGTACCCTTAG GAATTCACTCTGCACCTAAAGTTAGATATGAATTATGGAAACGTTATAATCATAGCAGGGATTTTTATCTCACCTGGGAT GCCCCACCCGCTGAAGAGTCTGTTGGAGGGGTGACGTACAAACTGACGCTCTCAGTATGGCCTTGTGAAGACCCCCAAAATATTAAACCCATAACTGTTAATCAAACCTATCATAACATATCAATAACGTTTTCTGAAGCCAATGTGTCCatcattgcaaaaaacaaaGTTGGGAGTTCACCAACTCGGTCAATCACAATTCCTGCTGTGAAACATTCGAACA ACTGCCCTGAAcatcaaagtaaaaaaaaggcCAAACCCAATAAAACCTGCTTGGAATGGTTCAAACTGGAAGATGGCGAGACGCGATTGCAGGCCGCAAAAAACTCAAGCCGTAAAGTTTTCGAGGACATTGAAAAAA GTGTGGAAAAGTTTGTACGTCATTATTACTTTCTTCACATCAAAAAGAAAAGCAATTTTCAGACTATTGCCCAGTGTCCTTTCTACTCAAAGGAGGGAG CGCCTAATAAAGGTCCAGACAATGTGTTGCATTTCAATGTGACCCATGAGTCGGCTATGGTGAGCTGGCATTCAATTCCTGTGGAGAATCAGCGAGGGTTTCTACTGCAATATCTCATTTGGGTATCTGGTGGAAAAAACACAA CGCTTTATCGGTTGCCAGCAAATGAAGAAACTTTCTTTATCAAAAACCTTCACCCAGGGACTTCCTACACTGTTTCTATTGCCGGAAGAACAAAAGCTGGTGAAGGACCGAACTCTACTGTGAACTTTGAAACACTGTCAAAAGGAGCTG CCTTATCATGGCAGGATCAGACCATTCTGAGTGTCTGTGTGGTTGCCGTCTTGTGTACAATAATCTGCTCAGTAGCTGCCAGGAG ATTTAGGAGTAAACTGTTACCAGTGGTACCCAGTCCTGTGATCCCTTCAACGGACTTCATTATTCCACATAACCAG GACACGGTGACAGAGGAAGTGCATGAAGTCGTCCTTTTGCAGCTTCAAGAGCTTAGCAAACCCAAACTCAGCACAAACCCTGAACGGTGCACTTTACTGCAAGACTTTGGACTCGTCGTCTTCGAGGAAGAGGAAGATGACGAGGAAGGAGTTACTGACTTAAGATCTATGAAGTCCTGTTGTTATCCAAATCCTAGCTACAGAGGACAGGTGATCTGTCTTCCAGAGCCAATCCTCACATCAGAGAGCATTTATAAAGAGAACGACACTGAGTCCACATACAGAAATGGCTTGTTCTTTGAAACAGTCCCGGAGTGTGATGAAACATCACTATAG